In one Bryobacteraceae bacterium genomic region, the following are encoded:
- a CDS encoding efflux RND transporter periplasmic adaptor subunit, which produces MKIVRRLLSILLLVAVFVAGYGYGRWYGRGADSAAGQKGGRKILYYVDPMHPGYKSDKPGIAPDCGMKLEPVYEGGQMGEPTATAERKILHYRDPKDPKYTSDKPGINPETGNELEPVYADDPSSMPMGTIKVSPEKQQLIGVQYSVVESSAGVHTFRAVGKVAFDETKIARVHTRIDGWVDKVFVDFIGKLVDKGQPLLTIYSPELLATQQEFLLAQKGKDMMKSSTLDGALAQSDSLLAASRRRLELWELSDSQIDEITRTGKPITNVTLYAPISGYVTTRNAFPKQRVMPDTELYTVVDLNKVWIMADVFENEAPMVRIGQPAEVSLSYNPGKSRSAHVNYIQPQVDPMTRTLKIRLEADNPDLLLKPDMYVDVEFRVSTPQRVTVSAEAVLDSGLRKTVFVDRGNGFIEPRQVEIGERIGDRIEIRKGLQAGERIVTSGNFLIDSESQLKSAASGMAGHQHGAGTTGGDKKPAASQGAGHEQHGVAAPTPGREKRGAPAAAPSGHEGHKR; this is translated from the coding sequence ATGAAAATCGTTCGACGTCTCCTATCCATTCTTCTACTAGTGGCGGTTTTCGTAGCTGGCTATGGCTATGGCCGCTGGTATGGGAGAGGGGCGGATAGTGCGGCCGGCCAAAAAGGCGGCCGGAAGATCCTATATTACGTGGATCCGATGCATCCAGGCTATAAATCCGACAAACCCGGCATCGCCCCGGATTGCGGCATGAAGCTCGAACCCGTGTACGAAGGTGGCCAGATGGGCGAGCCGACTGCGACTGCCGAGCGCAAGATCCTGCATTACCGGGACCCCAAGGATCCCAAGTACACCTCGGACAAGCCGGGTATCAACCCAGAGACCGGAAACGAGCTCGAACCGGTGTACGCCGACGACCCCTCGTCGATGCCGATGGGCACGATCAAGGTCAGTCCGGAGAAGCAGCAGTTGATCGGCGTGCAGTATAGCGTGGTGGAAAGCTCCGCCGGCGTGCACACCTTTCGCGCGGTCGGAAAGGTGGCCTTTGACGAGACCAAAATAGCGCGCGTGCACACGAGAATCGACGGCTGGGTGGACAAGGTGTTCGTGGATTTCATTGGAAAACTGGTGGACAAAGGGCAACCCCTCCTGACAATTTACAGTCCCGAGTTGCTGGCCACCCAACAGGAATTTCTACTGGCTCAGAAGGGCAAAGACATGATGAAGTCCAGTACGCTCGATGGAGCTTTGGCGCAGAGTGACTCGCTGCTCGCTGCCAGCCGGAGGCGACTGGAACTCTGGGAACTGAGCGACTCCCAGATCGATGAAATCACCCGTACTGGAAAGCCGATCACCAATGTCACTCTTTATGCGCCGATCAGCGGCTACGTGACCACCCGCAATGCCTTCCCGAAGCAGCGAGTCATGCCTGACACCGAACTGTATACGGTTGTAGATCTGAACAAGGTATGGATCATGGCCGACGTGTTCGAGAACGAGGCGCCTATGGTCCGGATAGGGCAGCCGGCCGAGGTCTCGCTCTCGTACAACCCCGGAAAGTCCCGTTCTGCGCACGTGAATTATATCCAACCGCAGGTGGATCCAATGACCCGCACTCTCAAGATCCGCTTGGAGGCAGACAACCCCGACCTTTTGCTGAAGCCCGACATGTACGTGGACGTGGAATTCCGGGTGAGTACGCCGCAACGCGTGACCGTGTCGGCCGAAGCCGTGCTCGATTCCGGCCTGCGAAAGACGGTGTTTGTCGATCGGGGCAACGGCTTCATCGAGCCCCGCCAGGTAGAGATCGGCGAACGCATCGGTGATCGCATCGAGATCCGCAAGGGTCTGCAAGCGGGCGAGCGCATCGTGACCTCGGGGAATTTCCTGATCGACTCGGAGAGCCAGCTCAAATCGGCCGCCTCAGGCATGGCGGGCCACCAGCACGGCGCCGGCACCACCGGGGGCGACAAAAAGCCTGCCGCTTCTCAAGGCGCCGGACACGAGCAGCACGGCGTGGCTGCGCCGACACCGGGTCGTGAGAAGCGGGGGGCTCCGGCAGCGGCCCCATCCGGCCATGAGGGGCACAAGAGATGA
- a CDS encoding TolC family protein, translating to MKLEDLLAEALRNNPEILAAQKSYEAARQRPSQASSLPDPMFSPGYGSNGRPWPGAALGKEPTSNIGFMVSQEFPFPGKRKLRGDMAAKEAEAEFQQYEAIQLNVLSRLKQAYYRRAYAYAATAVLDRNLELARKLLRITEARYSVGRAAQQDVYKTQTQISILETRHVQLDREKEARVAEILSLLNRRPGSGLPPPTELQPQELTTSLEEVYAAARENSPMLRRDQKMIERAAVAVNMARKEYYPDYTLSGGYFNMGQMPDMYQFRIDIKLPVYFFRKQRPGVVEQAQSLVQSRRTYEATNQSLHFRIKDDYLMADTSARLMKLYGQTVIPQASLALESSLTSYETGTVDFLSVLTNYITVVEYEINYYEEIQNFYLALSRLEEMTALSLIK from the coding sequence TTGAAGCTGGAAGATCTGCTCGCGGAGGCGCTTCGCAACAATCCCGAGATTCTCGCGGCCCAGAAGAGCTACGAAGCAGCACGACAGCGGCCTAGCCAAGCGAGCAGCTTGCCGGACCCCATGTTCTCGCCGGGCTATGGGAGCAACGGTCGTCCTTGGCCAGGGGCCGCACTGGGCAAGGAACCAACGAGCAACATCGGATTCATGGTCTCACAGGAATTCCCGTTCCCTGGCAAGCGGAAGCTTCGCGGGGACATGGCGGCGAAGGAGGCAGAAGCTGAATTCCAGCAGTATGAGGCAATTCAACTGAATGTGCTGTCGCGCCTCAAACAAGCTTACTATCGGCGCGCCTACGCGTACGCCGCCACGGCGGTTTTGGATCGGAACCTTGAGCTGGCTCGAAAACTCCTCCGCATCACGGAGGCGCGCTACTCCGTTGGCCGTGCCGCGCAGCAGGATGTGTATAAAACACAGACCCAAATCTCCATTCTCGAAACTCGCCACGTGCAGCTCGATAGAGAGAAGGAGGCGCGAGTTGCCGAGATTCTCAGCCTGCTCAATCGCCGGCCCGGATCTGGCCTTCCTCCACCGACGGAGCTGCAACCCCAGGAGCTCACGACCAGCCTGGAGGAGGTGTATGCCGCTGCGCGCGAAAACTCCCCAATGCTCCGCCGGGATCAGAAGATGATTGAGCGCGCCGCGGTGGCAGTCAACATGGCGCGCAAGGAGTATTACCCCGACTATACGCTCTCGGGTGGCTACTTCAACATGGGTCAGATGCCGGACATGTATCAGTTCCGCATCGATATCAAGCTGCCGGTCTACTTCTTTCGAAAACAGAGGCCTGGTGTCGTGGAGCAAGCACAGAGCCTCGTTCAATCGCGTCGAACCTATGAGGCCACTAACCAATCTCTGCATTTTCGGATCAAGGACGATTACCTGATGGCGGACACCTCAGCACGCCTGATGAAGCTGTACGGCCAGACCGTGATCCCGCAAGCGAGTCTTGCGCTCGAGTCGTCGCTCACTTCTTACGAGACGGGCACAGTGGATTTTCTCTCAGTGCTTACCAACTACATCACGGTTGTGGAATACGAGATCAACTATTACGAGGAGATCCAGAACTTCTATCTGGCACTCAGCCGGCTGGAAGAGATGACAGCGCTCTCCTTAATCAAATGA
- a CDS encoding sigma-54 dependent transcriptional regulator — MAARKILVVSRDDNLAEEVEQAVRQVGHGVLMAADEERALATLQQEPQDLIIVDLDAPCPDRLALVRSIRTHHPEMILLLAGSNSADAAVEALKLGAYLYVTKPVHPEELRQVIGCALEHHVLLEERKALRHILGQKYGFEGIIGRSSSLRFTLEAAARAAQTDSPVLIRGERGTGKELLAKAIHFNSSRRNKPFIILNCGAIPPGLFESELVGHLKGAFKGAVACKKGKVEQSDQGTLFLDEVSEVPLEIQSKLVRMIQHGEIKKIGATSCISVDVRVVASTCRNLQAMIEDGAFREDLYYRLAVVPLELPPLREREEDIPALTRYFFERSKQQHNRLDLVLRDSLLPHFCSYRWPGNIGELEDLIDRLVVLCPKRSIRLEDLPDYLRQPRVRDTLRLDLPSHGISLEAVERELILRALTKSKWNQTHAARYLNLSRKTLMYRMEKFGLRQERPGQAGEGCSS; from the coding sequence ATGGCGGCGAGAAAGATTTTGGTTGTGAGCCGTGACGATAACCTCGCCGAGGAGGTGGAGCAGGCGGTACGCCAAGTCGGCCACGGTGTACTGATGGCGGCGGATGAAGAGCGAGCGTTAGCTACCCTCCAGCAGGAGCCGCAAGACTTGATAATCGTGGATCTCGACGCGCCTTGCCCCGACCGCCTAGCACTAGTCAGGAGCATTCGTACCCACCATCCAGAAATGATCCTGCTGCTGGCGGGTTCGAATTCGGCGGACGCCGCCGTGGAGGCGCTCAAGCTCGGAGCTTACCTTTATGTGACCAAGCCGGTCCACCCGGAAGAATTGCGGCAAGTCATCGGTTGCGCTCTGGAGCACCACGTGCTTCTGGAGGAGCGGAAGGCTCTTCGGCACATTTTGGGTCAGAAATATGGATTTGAAGGAATCATCGGCCGGTCCAGTTCATTGCGGTTCACGCTCGAAGCCGCTGCCCGAGCCGCCCAGACCGACTCGCCAGTTCTGATTCGCGGTGAGCGAGGAACCGGGAAAGAGCTGCTGGCCAAAGCAATCCACTTTAACAGTTCGCGCCGCAACAAACCCTTCATCATTCTCAATTGCGGAGCGATTCCACCTGGGCTGTTCGAATCGGAATTGGTCGGCCATTTGAAGGGTGCCTTCAAGGGCGCCGTCGCATGCAAGAAGGGAAAGGTAGAGCAGTCAGACCAGGGGACACTTTTCCTCGACGAGGTAAGCGAGGTGCCCCTTGAGATCCAGTCAAAGCTCGTCCGCATGATCCAACACGGAGAGATCAAGAAGATAGGCGCGACCTCGTGCATCAGTGTGGATGTCCGCGTAGTCGCCTCGACCTGCCGCAACCTGCAAGCCATGATTGAGGACGGCGCCTTTCGTGAAGACCTCTACTACAGGTTGGCAGTGGTTCCGCTAGAGTTGCCGCCGCTTAGGGAGCGTGAGGAAGACATTCCGGCATTGACGCGCTATTTCTTCGAGAGATCGAAGCAGCAGCACAATCGGCTCGACCTAGTCTTGCGGGACTCCCTGCTGCCACACTTCTGCTCCTACCGATGGCCTGGCAACATTGGCGAACTGGAGGATCTCATCGACAGGCTTGTCGTGTTGTGCCCAAAACGATCGATTCGACTGGAGGACCTGCCCGACTATCTTCGCCAGCCGCGCGTCCGTGACACTCTGCGCCTGGACCTCCCATCTCATGGCATCAGCCTGGAGGCAGTCGAGCGTGAACTCATCCTTCGAGCGCTGACGAAGTCCAAATGGAACCAGACGCACGCGGCGCGATACCTCAACTTGAGCCGGAAGACCCTGATGTATCGCATGGAGAAGTTCGGTTTGCGACAGGAGCGACCCGGACAAGCAGGAGAGGGCTGTTCGTCGTGA
- a CDS encoding TonB-dependent receptor produces MAARQIGLVACCLFFVVSSPLAGQEKDETTGRLKALEERIRALEAEVHALKQAQVAATPAVPAASSPTAPAVAQAPTSAPAGTAGQLPVYGGASAGTKVFNPDIGVIGNFVGVAGRNDINPLPALSLQESEVSLQAVVDPYARADFFLAIGEEGIEVEEGYVTFPTVPGGFLVRAGKMRAAFGRVNTFHNHTLPWIDRPLATFNLLGGSLAEPDIGIKDAGISVSRILPPLRGIFMEATGEVFRGDSGSLFKSSRRSDVSLVSHLKSYRDFSESTSLELGGSYGRGHNDVGSDFITQLYGLDATLRWRPLRRAIYHSFAVRTELFWSRRDQLPSTQRAFGYFGSMEYQLARRWFAGGRYDWAERARDATQHDTSGSLILTFWPSEFNQIRAQFRRTRYAEHTSNEMLFQFLFTVGAHGAHPF; encoded by the coding sequence ATGGCAGCCAGACAAATTGGCTTAGTAGCCTGTTGTTTGTTCTTTGTGGTATCCAGCCCACTGGCAGGACAAGAGAAGGATGAGACAACGGGACGACTCAAAGCCCTTGAAGAGCGAATCCGGGCCTTGGAAGCTGAAGTCCACGCTCTAAAGCAGGCCCAAGTTGCGGCCACTCCGGCTGTCCCTGCTGCATCGTCGCCGACCGCCCCTGCTGTGGCCCAAGCGCCCACCAGTGCACCTGCCGGGACTGCTGGGCAGCTACCAGTCTATGGCGGAGCGAGCGCCGGGACAAAGGTCTTCAACCCGGACATCGGTGTCATCGGAAATTTTGTTGGAGTGGCAGGGCGGAACGACATCAACCCGCTTCCGGCGCTCTCGTTGCAAGAAAGCGAAGTCTCTCTCCAGGCTGTTGTCGATCCCTACGCGCGAGCCGACTTCTTCTTGGCGATTGGCGAAGAAGGTATTGAGGTCGAGGAGGGCTACGTTACCTTTCCGACGGTGCCTGGCGGCTTCTTGGTGAGGGCAGGGAAAATGCGTGCTGCGTTTGGTAGAGTGAACACGTTCCACAACCACACCCTTCCATGGATTGATCGCCCGCTGGCCACTTTCAACTTGCTCGGGGGCTCCCTTGCAGAGCCCGATATCGGTATCAAGGACGCAGGCATCTCCGTGAGTCGGATCCTGCCACCGCTACGAGGCATCTTCATGGAAGCCACAGGCGAGGTCTTCCGGGGCGATTCGGGATCCCTCTTTAAGTCCAGCCGTCGCAGCGACGTCAGCCTCGTTAGCCATCTGAAATCATACAGAGATTTCTCAGAATCCACGAGCCTGGAACTGGGCGGCTCCTACGGCCGCGGACACAACGACGTGGGTAGCGACTTTATTACTCAACTCTACGGTCTCGATGCCACGTTACGCTGGAGGCCGTTACGCCGGGCCATCTACCACTCCTTCGCGGTCCGCACAGAGCTGTTCTGGAGCCGCCGCGACCAGCTTCCGAGCACTCAGCGAGCGTTTGGCTATTTTGGTTCCATGGAATATCAGCTAGCGCGGCGCTGGTTTGCGGGCGGCCGGTATGACTGGGCGGAGCGGGCGCGAGATGCGACACAGCACGATACTAGTGGCTCGTTAATTCTGACCTTCTGGCCCAGCGAGTTCAACCAAATTCGCGCTCAGTTCCGTCGTACGCGTTATGCCGAACACACGTCGAACGAAATGCTATTTCAGTTTCTGTTTACTGTCGGTGCGCACGGCGCGCACCCATTCTAA
- a CDS encoding trypsin-like peptidase domain-containing protein encodes MNNPNHRLSPPKVAGAFLAGIIMVAQMSPAYSQATADERNTIEVFKRAAAGVVHVKAVRVVATEVGDAVAGQGTGSGFLIDQAGHVLTNYHVVGGSSDVKLLLGGGRTFDARLVGTAPAFDIALFKAETGGAAGTDLLPLPLGDSDKLEIGQKVLAIGNPLGLHNTLTTGVLSGLSRDIPGAPVGLGQAFLQTDAAINPGNSGGPLLDSSGNVIGINAVVARDGQNIGFAIPINFVKKILPELISMGHVYQPALGFSALPIPPGMATLLGLSVHSGLLVQEVAEGSPAGIAGLRAGGRMIPMNDTVYVLGGDVLTAVNGKSVTSPHDLTVFLLGSKPGDRIQLTVVRGGERRTLVLTLPPMHF; translated from the coding sequence ATGAACAACCCGAATCACAGGCTGTCTCCACCGAAAGTAGCCGGGGCCTTTTTGGCCGGGATCATCATGGTGGCGCAGATGTCGCCGGCGTACTCGCAGGCTACCGCAGACGAGCGGAATACGATCGAGGTATTCAAACGGGCGGCGGCGGGCGTGGTTCACGTGAAAGCGGTTCGTGTTGTGGCGACGGAAGTAGGCGACGCCGTCGCCGGTCAAGGAACTGGCAGCGGGTTCCTAATCGACCAGGCTGGGCATGTGCTGACCAACTACCATGTCGTCGGGGGCAGTTCTGACGTGAAGTTGTTGCTCGGCGGCGGCCGGACGTTTGATGCGAGGCTGGTGGGAACGGCTCCCGCGTTCGACATTGCACTGTTTAAGGCTGAGACGGGTGGCGCTGCGGGGACCGATCTCTTGCCCCTTCCCCTCGGTGATTCAGACAAGTTGGAAATCGGCCAGAAAGTCCTGGCGATTGGAAATCCGTTGGGTTTGCACAACACGCTCACGACGGGAGTCCTGAGCGGACTGTCCAGGGATATCCCGGGAGCGCCGGTCGGATTGGGCCAAGCATTCCTCCAAACTGACGCTGCAATCAACCCGGGCAACAGCGGGGGACCGTTGCTGGATTCCTCGGGCAATGTGATCGGCATCAACGCTGTGGTTGCCCGAGATGGGCAGAACATCGGTTTCGCGATCCCGATCAACTTCGTGAAAAAGATCTTGCCAGAGCTGATCAGCATGGGGCACGTATACCAGCCGGCTCTAGGTTTTTCCGCTCTGCCAATTCCACCAGGGATGGCGACCCTGCTGGGACTTTCCGTGCACTCCGGCCTCCTCGTCCAGGAGGTCGCTGAGGGAAGTCCCGCCGGCATCGCGGGACTGCGGGCTGGCGGCCGAATGATTCCAATGAACGACACTGTGTACGTCCTTGGGGGCGACGTTCTCACGGCCGTGAACGGGAAGTCCGTGACGTCGCCACATGATTTGACTGTCTTTCTCCTAGGCTCGAAGCCAGGCGATCGAATCCAGCTCACAGTGGTCCGCGGAGGGGAGCGGAGAACGCTCGTGCTGACCTTGCCCCCAATGCACTTCTGA
- a CDS encoding cytochrome c has product MTFVSVAGLALGSGNAQAGKAVFDKSCKTCHGVDGQGNPVIAKMMKVTMRGLDSKEVQSKSDAELRRDVVEGNGKMKPVKGLSDNQLVDVIAFVRSLAKK; this is encoded by the coding sequence ATGACTTTCGTTAGTGTGGCCGGCCTTGCGCTCGGAAGTGGTAATGCGCAGGCAGGAAAAGCAGTCTTCGACAAGAGCTGCAAGACATGCCATGGGGTGGACGGGCAAGGAAATCCTGTGATCGCCAAGATGATGAAAGTGACGATGCGGGGACTGGACTCCAAGGAGGTACAAAGCAAAAGCGACGCGGAGCTCAGAAGAGACGTGGTGGAAGGCAACGGAAAGATGAAGCCTGTCAAGGGACTTTCCGATAATCAGCTCGTAGACGTGATCGCGTTCGTTCGGAGCCTCGCGAAGAAGTAG
- a CDS encoding cytochrome c3 family protein has translation MAAQRRRCLPDRLLGGVLRIGVLEMRSVIPIALLLAAFHGIGRSQSSAVKPDTCLDCHSALEDRLGRPAQLIQADIHRRNGFSCADCHGGDPTSMDMEVSMDPRKGFLGKIDRWRIPELCARCHSDATLIHKFRPQQRVDQLALYRTSVHGKRLAGGDVRVATCIDCHSVHDIGEVRDTLSPVHPLKLPATCARCHADAEHMKGYDIPTSQFEQYQRSVHWEALAKRGDLSAPSCATCHGSHGAAPPGVASVEHVCGTCHVVFQNLFDQSPHKPAFEAMGFAACVVCHSNHQVLPPASEMLGVDGGAVCLRCHTKGDPGYTTAATMKQEIHRLRSALAAAEAVLKQAETSGMEVSEGQIQLASAHEEWIKARVEVHAFRLDAVKSPVSRGLEMAQKGRQTGLDALRERNVRRLGLVVSLLAMAITLAGLWMAVRRLE, from the coding sequence ATGGCTGCTCAGCGGCGTAGGTGTCTTCCTGATCGCCTACTTGGCGGTGTTCTCCGCATTGGGGTACTGGAGATGAGATCTGTAATTCCGATTGCGCTGCTGCTCGCTGCTTTCCATGGGATCGGGCGGTCCCAGAGTTCCGCAGTCAAGCCCGACACGTGCCTCGACTGCCACTCCGCCTTGGAAGACCGCCTTGGCCGACCAGCTCAACTCATCCAGGCCGACATTCACAGGAGAAATGGCTTTTCATGCGCGGACTGCCACGGGGGCGATCCCACCAGCATGGATATGGAAGTCTCGATGGATCCGAGAAAAGGATTCCTCGGAAAGATTGATCGCTGGAGAATCCCCGAGCTGTGCGCACGGTGCCACAGCGACGCCACGTTGATTCACAAATTTCGTCCGCAGCAGCGCGTCGACCAGCTCGCACTTTACCGCACCAGTGTGCACGGAAAGCGCCTGGCCGGCGGCGATGTTCGCGTCGCCACCTGCATCGATTGCCACAGCGTCCACGATATCGGGGAAGTGAGGGACACCCTGTCGCCGGTGCACCCGCTCAAGCTCCCCGCAACCTGCGCTCGGTGCCACGCCGATGCCGAGCACATGAAGGGATACGACATCCCAACTTCTCAGTTTGAACAATATCAGCGCAGTGTGCACTGGGAAGCGCTTGCCAAACGCGGAGACCTGTCCGCACCGAGCTGTGCCACATGCCATGGCAGCCATGGCGCGGCGCCTCCGGGGGTTGCGAGCGTGGAGCACGTTTGCGGCACTTGCCATGTGGTCTTCCAAAATCTGTTTGATCAGAGCCCCCACAAGCCGGCGTTCGAAGCCATGGGCTTTGCCGCTTGCGTAGTCTGCCACAGCAATCATCAGGTTCTGCCGCCCGCCTCCGAAATGCTCGGAGTCGATGGCGGCGCAGTGTGCTTGCGGTGCCACACGAAAGGCGACCCCGGGTACACAACGGCCGCCACAATGAAACAGGAGATCCACAGGCTGCGCTCGGCGCTCGCTGCTGCCGAGGCGGTCCTAAAGCAGGCGGAAACCTCGGGAATGGAGGTGTCGGAAGGCCAGATCCAACTCGCCTCGGCCCACGAGGAATGGATCAAGGCGCGCGTCGAGGTGCACGCCTTTCGATTAGACGCAGTGAAGAGTCCCGTGAGCCGCGGCCTGGAGATGGCCCAGAAGGGCCGTCAGACCGGTCTGGATGCGCTCAGAGAGAGAAACGTCCGACGCCTAGGCCTTGTTGTTTCACTGCTTGCCATGGCGATCACCCTTGCCGGTTTGTGGATGGCTGTGCGGCGTTTGGAGTAG
- a CDS encoding cytochrome b N-terminal domain-containing protein — MRAPKSSKKWLDERVGITEIRDFLAHKRVPVHSGTIWYFFGGITLFLFVIQVVTGILLLLYYRPTTPEAFESVQFIMTRVHFGWLVRSVHSWSANLMVLSAMIHMFSVFFLRAYRRPRELTWLSGMALLFLTLGFGFSGYLLPWNTLAFFATKVGTEMAGAVPGIGPVLLRFLRGGEEVTGATLTRLFGLHVAVLPGLATLLLLVHLALVQKWGISSPKPNAPAMPFFPNFVLRELMAWYGALAVLGSLAALFPWDLGEKADPFAPAPAGIRPEWYFLSVFYTLKLIPSRIWILEGELVGILGLTAAVVMWTLAPFWAQRIEHSQRQWLLSGVGVFLIAYLAVFSALGYWR, encoded by the coding sequence ATGCGGGCACCTAAGTCATCCAAGAAATGGCTCGATGAGCGTGTGGGAATCACGGAAATACGTGACTTCCTTGCCCATAAGAGGGTCCCCGTCCACTCTGGGACCATCTGGTACTTCTTTGGTGGCATCACGCTCTTTCTTTTCGTGATCCAGGTCGTAACGGGTATACTGCTGCTCCTTTACTATCGGCCCACTACGCCGGAGGCTTTCGAGAGCGTTCAGTTCATCATGACGCGGGTCCACTTCGGCTGGCTGGTCCGCTCCGTCCACAGTTGGTCGGCCAACCTGATGGTGTTGTCCGCCATGATCCACATGTTCAGCGTTTTCTTTCTCCGGGCTTATCGCCGCCCAAGAGAGTTGACATGGCTGAGCGGTATGGCTCTCCTGTTCTTGACGCTGGGGTTTGGCTTCAGCGGTTATTTGCTGCCATGGAACACGCTGGCCTTCTTCGCCACGAAGGTGGGGACCGAGATGGCCGGGGCGGTCCCCGGAATCGGCCCCGTCCTGCTTCGGTTTTTGCGTGGCGGTGAGGAGGTCACCGGCGCCACATTGACGCGGCTTTTCGGTCTGCACGTCGCGGTGTTGCCCGGATTGGCAACGCTTCTACTACTTGTCCACTTGGCCCTGGTGCAGAAGTGGGGGATCAGTTCTCCAAAGCCCAATGCACCGGCGATGCCGTTCTTCCCGAATTTCGTGTTGCGAGAACTAATGGCCTGGTACGGAGCGCTGGCCGTTCTGGGCTCTTTGGCTGCGTTGTTTCCGTGGGACCTCGGCGAGAAGGCTGATCCGTTTGCACCGGCACCAGCAGGAATCCGGCCCGAATGGTACTTCCTCTCCGTGTTTTACACGCTGAAGCTGATCCCCAGCCGCATCTGGATTCTGGAGGGAGAACTGGTCGGCATTCTCGGACTTACGGCTGCTGTCGTCATGTGGACGCTAGCTCCATTCTGGGCCCAGCGAATCGAGCATTCGCAGCGACAATGGCTGCTCAGCGGCGTAGGTGTCTTCCTGATCGCCTACTTGGCGGTGTTCTCCGCATTGGGGTACTGGAGATGA
- a CDS encoding FAD-dependent oxidoreductase, with amino-acid sequence MRSTRRGRNTSERGASMGTVTRDPVCQMEIEREQAVAERLRGATTFFFCSPGCAELFDREPERYLARRPASRSSFQLAIIGAGPAGLTAALYASIQRVETLLIADRIGGQAIESADMQNYMGFQIIEGRDLIARFRDQLLQSHFVEHRLDRVAFLRVKSGRFHIETERGDHFMCDAVVLATGMKERMLGVPGEERLLHRGVSFSVVQDAERFYGHDVAVVGGGNSGLQAVARLAPIASRLFLIAVGPLSGDLADIARARAIPNLTILEHTTVREVLGTETVEGIRVMSASGEEREIRVGGLFVEIGFTPDSGLASELAELNKHGEIIIGSECSTRTPGLFAAGDVTNCFGKRVVVACGEGAKAAMAARDYLSRRGEASATASVRQSS; translated from the coding sequence ATGCGCAGTACTAGGCGGGGCCGGAACACTTCAGAAAGGGGGGCTTCCATGGGAACGGTTACACGTGATCCCGTGTGTCAGATGGAGATTGAGCGGGAACAGGCGGTCGCAGAGCGGCTGCGTGGCGCAACGACCTTCTTCTTTTGCTCGCCCGGCTGCGCCGAGCTTTTTGACCGTGAGCCGGAGCGCTACCTCGCACGGCGCCCCGCGTCGAGGTCGAGCTTTCAACTCGCGATTATTGGAGCCGGACCGGCGGGTTTGACCGCTGCGCTATACGCTTCGATTCAGCGGGTGGAAACTCTATTGATTGCGGACCGGATCGGAGGCCAGGCAATAGAAAGCGCAGACATGCAGAACTACATGGGCTTCCAGATCATTGAGGGTCGTGACTTGATCGCCCGCTTCCGCGACCAGCTCCTACAATCTCATTTCGTAGAGCACCGGCTGGATCGGGTGGCATTTTTGAGAGTGAAATCAGGGCGATTCCACATCGAAACTGAACGCGGCGATCACTTCATGTGTGACGCCGTGGTTCTTGCGACAGGAATGAAGGAACGCATGCTCGGTGTTCCTGGTGAGGAGCGGCTTCTTCACCGTGGCGTTTCGTTTAGTGTGGTGCAAGACGCTGAGCGATTTTACGGCCACGACGTCGCGGTTGTCGGCGGCGGCAACTCCGGCTTGCAAGCAGTTGCTCGTTTGGCGCCTATAGCTAGCCGCCTGTTCCTCATTGCGGTGGGACCCCTGAGCGGTGACCTCGCTGACATCGCGCGTGCTCGAGCGATTCCAAATCTGACGATCCTCGAACACACCACAGTGCGCGAAGTGCTTGGCACGGAGACGGTCGAAGGAATCCGCGTAATGTCTGCCTCTGGCGAGGAACGGGAGATACGTGTAGGGGGCTTGTTCGTGGAGATAGGCTTTACGCCAGATTCGGGCTTGGCTTCCGAATTGGCTGAATTGAACAAGCACGGTGAGATCATCATCGGTTCCGAGTGTTCAACGCGCACTCCCGGACTTTTCGCAGCAGGCGACGTAACGAACTGCTTTGGTAAGCGGGTTGTCGTTGCGTGCGGGGAAGGGGCAAAAGCGGCCATGGCTGCGCGCGACTACCTTTCCCGACGAGGAGAAGCCTCGGCTACCGCTTCAGTCCGGCAAAGTTCGTGA